The DNA sequence TCCGATGCTGGCTCCGGCTCCGGTTCGGGGAGCGGGTCGGGAGCGCAGGGCCAGGGATCGCGGACGTCCGACTCCGCCCGTACGACCGCCAGGTCGGCCGCCAAGGCCCCCGCCCCCTCCAAGGGGGACGTGGGCGGCTCGCTCCAGCAGCAGGTGACGGCCATCGTCAACGCCGAACGCGCCAAGGCCGGCTGCTCGCCCGTACGCCTCAACTCGCTGCTCACCCAAGCCGCCCAAGGCCACTCAGATGACATGGCCGCCCGCAACTTCTTCGACCACACCAATCCGGACGGCAAGGGCCCCGGCGACCGCATCACCGCCGTCGGCTACCGGTGGAGCACATACGGCGAGAACATCGCGTACGGCCAGCAGACCCCGGCCTCCGTGATGGACACCTGGATGCACAGCTCCGGGCACCGGGCGAACATACTCAACTGCTCGTTCGACGAGATAGGCGTCGGCATCAACAACGCGCCGGGCGGCCCGCGTTGGACGCAGGTCTTCGGGGCGCGGTGAGGCGTTTCGCCACGGCGGGCATCTCCCCGCTCGCGTCCCGAAGCGCTTCAGGGCGCCGGGGTGGGAGCGGGGAGGGAGGGAAGGGGCGACCCGGGGCCCGGTCAACTCCGTGACGTTCGAGCGCTGCTGTTACGGGGAGTGGGACGGGTGGCGCGATGTCGTCCTTCGTTCAGGTGGCGGCCGTCAGGCGGAACGAGTGCGGGCCACCACATCAGGGGGCGCGGAACGCGTTTGAGGTGACGTACGGGGTGCGGGGAGTCGCATCACCAACGGGGGGGCGGGGACAGACTGTTCGTCATACGCCGAGAGGTTCGACGGGCGAGCACGGTTTTCCGGTCGGATGTTTTGACGGGCTGCTGATCGCACCGGTAGTTCTCTGCTGCCTCGGCAGGGGCGGCCTTCCCGGCCGGTGGTCCGTGCCATTCAGCCGACCCCCGGTGGCACGGGCCACGACCGGCCCGGGAACACCGCAGTGCCCCGCCGTGCACACGGCGCCGCTTCCATCTCGGGGGCGGCGTCACCGTCCCCCCTCTCCCAAGGAGATCCGAAGATGTCGATGCGCAACCGTGTGGTTGGCGTGGCGCTGGCCGTGCTGGCCGGTGGCATGGTGCTGGGCCAGGCCGGTACGGCCATGGCGGACGACCACCACGGCCGCCACCACGAGGGCCACGGCCTGGGCTCCCTGCCCGTGGCGATCGTCTCCCCGGCCCCGGGCCAGATCACCAAGGAGCACAAGGTCACCGAGACCTACAAGTACGACCCCAAGGGCGGCTCGTCCAGCTCCTCGTCGTCCTCGGAGGAGCAGCCGCCGCCCCCCCGGCGCCTCCGCCCCCTCCACCCCCGAGCCGGGCCCGGTGACCGCCCTGAAGGACACGGCCAACTCCACGGCCCAGTCCGCCACTTCCGGCGTCTCCAGCACGGCTGACGCGGCGCTGAAGTAGTCGGTCGCGGTGCGGTCGCGGGCACGTGCCGCCCGCGACCGCTCACGGCGCCGCTGCCTGCCTGTTGGCCCGAGGGGCGGGCGGCGGCGCCGACTTGCGGGCCCGGCGCATGCGGGGCCCACGACACGACCTTGGTGTCGCTCGCGCCCGCCGCGGGACCACCCCCGCATACGCGGGGACCACACCACCGTTCAGCGGTCCGTTGGCGCGTACAAGGGACCACCCCCGCGTACGTGGGGACCACGCGATGCCATTCCACACCTTGCGGATGCCGTTGGGACCACCCCCGCGCACGCGGGGACCACACGTCCACCCACGCGTCATCCAAGGCGGCGTCGGGACCACCCCCGCGCACGCGGGGACCACAAGCGCGCCAGCAGCAACCCCGAAGGGCTCGCGGGACCACCCCCGCGCACGCGGGGACCACAGGGCGCCACCTGGTGTTTTAGTCCGGCGGGCCAGGCTTTTTACTCACCTTCTCGGAATCCGGCAAAAACGTCATACCGCCCGACGCGCAGTTCTCGATGAAGTCGGCGACACATCGCCCCCTGCCACCCCCACCCGCACTTGACTCTCACACCGATGTCAGACCTTAGCGTCGCGACATGGCCCCAAGCACTCCACCGGGGGCGGCCCACCACCCAACTCCGGCACCACCAGTCCAGCCCCCCACCAGCCGCCACTCCCGCTCTCACTCCCACCCCCACCCCGCCGCCGTTCTCGCCACCCTCACCGCCTGCGTCTTCCTCATAGGGACCAGCGAGTGGGTCATGGTCGGGCTGCTGCCCGGGCTGGCAGCTGAATTGCGTCAGCCGCTTCCCGCCGTCGGCTCGCTGGTCACCTGGTACGCCCTGGTCGTCACGGTGGCCGGGCCGGTCGTCACCGTCGCCGTGCTGCGGCTGCCCCGGCGCCGGGCGTTGCTCGGGCTGCTCGTCCTGTTCATCGCCGGCAACGCGGCAGCCGCCCTGGCCGGCGGGCTCGGAACGCTCGCCGCCGCCCGCATGGTCACCGCGCTTACGCACAGCACCGCCTTCGCGACCGCCCTGGTCATCGCCGTCTCGACGACAACCACCGCCCATCGCGGCCGGGCGATCGCCGTGGTCGCCGCCGGATGGAACCTCGCCACCGTCCTCGGCGCCCCGCTCGGCACCTGGATCGGGGGCCGGTACGGCTGGCGGGCGACGTTCTGGGGGATCGCCATTCTCAGCGCGCTCGTACTGCTCGCGGTGGCCGCCCTCGTCCGTCCCGCCGACCCCGGGACGCGCCCCGCGCCCCGCGCGGAAGTCCGCGCGCTGCTCGGCCGCGGACCGGCCCGCGTCCTGGCGGCCACCGTTCTCGCGCAGGCCGGCCTCTTCACCGTCCACACCTATATTTCCCCGCTCCTCGGGGACGTGAGCGGCTTCTCCGCGAACGCGGTCACTCTCCTCCTCGCCGCCTTCGGCGTGGGCGCGCTGTTCGGCAACGTCCTGGGCGGCCGGCTCGCCGACCGCGCCCCCGAACACGCCCTCCGCACCACCCTCTTCGTCCTCGCCGCCGTCCTCGCGTCCCTCGCCCTGGCCAGCCACACCCGCCCGACCGCCGCGCTGACCGTGCCCCTCCTCGGGCTGGTCACCGCCGCCCTCATCCCGCTGCTCCAGGAACGCGCCCTCGCCGCCGTCCCCGGAGCGCCCACCCTGATCACCGCCGTCACCGCCTCGGCCTTCAACCTCGGCACGGCCGGCGGCTCAGCACTCGGCGGCCAGGCCCTCGGCTCCGGCCTGGGCCTTCACGACCTCCCTTGGCTCGGCGCGCTCGTCGTCACGGCCGCCGCCACCCTCACAGCCTTCACCCAGCCGATAACGCACCCCACGTCCTGAACCACCCACACACAGAGAGCAGAAGTCATGTCGCGCCCAGAACTCCCCACCCCCACCCTCGCCCGCACCACCCGCGGCAGCGGCCCCGGCCTCCTCCTCGCCCATGGCGCCGGGGGCGGCATCCAGCCCAACTACGGCCCGATCATGGACGGTCTCGCCGAGCACTTCACCGTCGTCGGCCCCGACTACCCCGGTACGGGCGGTAGCCCACGTTCCGACGCGCCCCTCACCCTCGACGGCCTCGCCGACGAACTCGTCGCAGCCGCCGTCGCGGAAGGGCTGGAGACGTTCGCCGTCACCGGCTACTCGCTGGGCGCCCCCGTCGCCGTCCGGGCGGCCACCCGGCACCCGGAGCGCGTCACCGCCCTCGTCCTGACCGCCGGTTTCGCCCGTCCCAACGCCCGCTTCTCCCTCGCCACCCGCCTCTGGCGCGACCTGATCGAGAAGACCGACGACCCCGCCGGCATCACCGCCTTCGGCGCTCTCACCGGCTTCGCCGTACCCACGGCGGACGCGTTCTCGCAGGACGACGTCGACGCCATGCTGGCGGCCGGCTGGGACTCCGTCCCCCCGGGCACCCCCGACCACCTCGACCTCGCCGACCGAGTCGACGTCCTCGCCGACCTCCCGCGCCTCACCGTTCCCACCCTCGTCATATCCACCACCCTGGACAACCTGGTCACACCCTTCCACCACCGCCAACTCGCCGACGGCATCCCCGGCGCCCGCCTCGCCGAACTCGCCACCGGCCACGTGCCGTTCTTCGAAAGCCCGCAGGAGTGGCTGGACCTGATGGTCGGGTTCCTGACGTCCGTCGAGTGAGGCCAGTCAGGGGGAGGCGTCGGGCCTCCGGCTCCGGCCGGGCTCGCTCGGCGCCTTCCCGGCGGTGAGGCGCGGAACCGGGTGGCGTCGCGTCGGCTACGGGCAACGGGCGTGCGGCGTCGAGAGGTTGATGGGCGTGTCCTGTGGGTTGGCCGCCTTCGTTCCGTGCCGGACAGCCGGACAGCCGGACAGCCGGACAGCCGGACAGCCGGACAGCCGGACAGCCGGACAGCCGGACAGCCGGACAGCCGGACAGCCGGGCTGACGGCCGGGCCGACGGTCGGCGGAGGCCGCCCCCCCCGTGAGTCACTTCACTTCGACCGTGACCTTCCACGGCGTGATCACCATGGGACAGACATGGCCTGCGTCGGGGCGGCAACGTCGTTGCGCGGTGATGGTGGCGGTCCCGCCATGTTCCGCGTGGAAGACCGCTGACGCGTCGCCGTTCGGTGCCGTACGGCCGGCGGTGCGCCGGAGTACGGCGGAGTCGCTGGCTGCCGGGGTGCTCCAGGTCCAGGTGAGCCCGCTTGCCCGATAGCCTGTGAGCCGGACTTCGATGCCGTCACCCAAGTGCGCGATCACGGACCGGCCGTTGTCCGAGTTCGCGAGCGTGAGGCGCTGAGCCGGTTGAGCACGGTCGGGTGTCTGGTTGTGCGCAGCCGCCGGTGCCGCGGTAGCGGCCATGGCGGCGACCAGGGCCAGTGCCATGCCCCATGGAGCGGTAGACCGCTTCGTTCCCATCATGATTCCCTCCCCCTTGATCCCGCTGGTCTTGCTGATTCCGCCGGACCGGATGCCCCTCGCGACGGCGACAGCAGACCGATCCTTCCGGTCGGCTCGACGTTATGGCGAAGGGCCGGTCCCAAACCACCCGACCGAGGGATCCCGGGCACCACATCTGCCGGGTACGCCTCAGGGGTGCAGCCGTTCCTTCAGGAAGGGGCCGTCGCCCTTGAGGAGTTGAGCGGCGCGATGTCCCTCCTACGGGAACGGCCGTATCGATTCCTCAGCCGGGCGTTCGGACCGGGTCTTCGACTCCCCGCCTCAACGACGCCCTGCTGAAGCAGGCGGAGTTCATGGGGGTGGGTGAACCAGTGGTTCCAGCCTGATCCGCTCACGGGCGACGCTGGGCAGCCGGACACAGTCGCGTGGCGGCGCGGCAGCGCTTGTTCGGCGCCGCAGTTGCCGCAGTCTTCGCCGCGCGTCGGTCAGTTGCCCGGCGTCGTGACCATGCGCAGGAACGCGGTCCACGCGGGGGCGGGGAGGAGGAGGGCTGGGCTGTCAGGGGTCTTGCTGTCTCTTATGGGGACGGTGCCTGTGTGGGCGTGAGCGGGAGCCCACTCCAGGCAGTCACCGCCGTATGTACCGCTGTAACTGGACTTGATCCAGGGCGTGTCTACGAGGCCATCCGTGCCTATCGCCATATTCACAACGGACTTGCGGGTATACATCACGGGCTCAACTCCTTCAGATACGTCCGGATCACGTCAGCGGATTCCCGTGGCGAGAGCGCAACCGCCCTGATCAGATCATACGAACGGCTGGCAACGAGTACTTCAGCCGGGTCTGCGGTCATGTGACCTCGGGTGATGCCATCGACGTGCAGGACGTCGGCGCCGGTTTCGAAGCTCAGGATGTTGAATGAGCCGTTCACGCCAGGATGCGGTGGAGCGTTTCGGGGGATGATCTGGATGACGGTGCGGGGACGCTCGCCGACCGTCAACAAGTGTTGCAACTGCTCTTTCATGGCCGCAGGACCGGGGTATGGCCGAGCGAGCGCGTATTCGTCCAGAACAAACCAAGCGTGCGGCGGCGTCTCCTTTTCGAAGATGTCTTGGCGGGTCATACGAGCCGCTACCAGGTCTTCCAGGCTGTCCGGCCGCCCTCCGGCCAGCACCGCCCTGGCGTACTCCTCGGTCTGCAACAGTCCATGGATCAGTTGGTTGTTGAAAATGCTCAGCGAGGTCGCCTCGCGCTCCATCTCCACGTACGGCAGGAACCAGCTCGGATAAGCGAACTTGATCACCAGCGGATGCAACCGCCCGAAGTGCCCGTCCGTCTCGAACGCCGAGTCGAGGTCGTGTGCCAGGGCCTCCGACGGCACCCGCTTGGCCCGTTCGACGTAGCTGATCATCGCCTGCGTCGTGTGGGCCATTTCGGCCGCCTGGGTCTGTGATTTCCCCGCCTTCCTCCGGATCCGGTTCAGCTCGGATCCGAAGAAGGCCAGCATCGATGACGTCGGGTCCGGCAGGGAGTCGTCTTCTGTAGCCATGCCCTGTATATCCCCTTTGTGCATAACTCTCGCGGAGTTATGGCTGCTCCTCTTCCGGAGCGTACTCGCTGAGCGCAACCCTGAGACCACACCAGGTAATTGACCTCCGGAAGGGGTACCCCCATGCCCGAAGCCGCCCTCCCGCCGCCCCCGCCCCCGGCGTCCCGCCGCCCCGCGCCCTGTGTCGAGTGCCGGCGGATCCGGGAGGCGTATTACGCCGCCTCCCGGCAGGGGGACCGGGTCGCCGCGCAGGGCTGGATCGTCGCGATGGGGCGGCATCACCGGTGGGTGCACTGATGGTGGCGAAGGGGTGCGGGCACGCGCCCGGGGCGTGGGTGGTGGCGCGGAGCGGGGTCGCGACCTGCTGCCGTTGCGGCGTGCGGCGGTTCACGGCGTACGCGGCGCTGTGGCGCGAGGTGCCGGGCCGGGCGGTGTCCGGGCCGACGGCGTCCGCGTCGGGGACGGGCGTGCTGCGCGCCCGGCGGGACGGCGGCGGAGGAGGCGGAGAAGGCGTCGGCCGCTCCCTCGTGGCCGGCGCCTCCCCCTTGCCCGTGGGGCGGGCCGCGCTCAGAAGCGCGGGTGGAGGTAGAACGACTCGTTGATGACCGGCGTGCCGTCGCCGTTCCGCTGGTACGGCCACTGGATCAGCCAGGTGCCGTCACCGGTGCGGTTGCGGTCGACGTTCACGAATTGGTGGGTGCCGTTGTCGCGCAGCACGGTGAGGTTGGGGAAGCGCCACTCGGGGTGTTCCAGGGTGAAGTTCTGGGTGTCGTGCTGGTAGCCGCCCGGGTCGGGTTCGCCGTTGGGGCCGTGGCAGTCCCAGATGTTCAGGTAGTCGCCGTTGCGGCTCCGCTGGCCCCGGTTGACGTCCAGGCATTTGCCGCTGCTGACGCTCTGGAGGCGGTACAGCGGCTGCCCGGAGTCGCCCGGGCGCCCGACGGGCAGCAGGCGCCAGCGCTGGTTGGCGCCGCCGTTGGCGTGGTAGATGATCACGTGGCTGCCGTTGGCGTTGCGGCCGTTGTAGACGTCCAGGAGGCGGTCGCTGTTGTCCGCGTGGATCGTCAGGTCGCGCGGGCTTCCCGACGCCCGCAGGGTGGAGAAGCCGACCGGCCAGTGGTCGCTGCCGTAGTTGGGGTTCACGGTGGCGTGCCAGTTCTGCGTGTTGATGTTGGAGGCGGCGAAGTCGAGCTCGTTGCCGTTCTGCTGCGTGGCCTGACCGCTGTTGTAGATGCGGGTGTTCTGCGGGACGCCGTCGTGGGCGACGGCCTGCGGGGAGCGGTTGAAGTCGCCGAGCACGACCCAGTTGGCGATGCCGCTGCCTGAGGCGTACCGGGCGACGCGGCGGATCAGGCCGGCCGCGTCGTTGGGGCGTCCGCCGTTGGACGCGGCGTGGACGGAGGCGAAGACCGTCCGGTCCTCGCGGCGTACGGCGGCGAGCGCCGAGCGGTAGCCGCCTCTCAGTTCGCGGACGGAGTCCGGGTAGAACGAGGTGACGAGGCCCAGGTTGCGGGAGGGCTGGATGAGCACGTGCAGGTAGCGGACCTGCCCGCGGCCGAGGTCCCACCGGTACGAATGGAGGTTGCCGTTCCGGCTGATCAGGCGCGCGCCGCCGGGCGGGGAGGCGGGGACCTCCTGGAGGGCGACGACGTCGAAGGAGCGCGAGAGCGTCCGTACGCCGCCCCAACGGTCGCTTCCGACCTGCATGTTCCAGGTGGCCAGGCGGTGGGTGTCGGGGTCGGCGGCGGCCGCGGGGCCGCCACCAGCGAGGAGCAGTGCGCAGGCGAGGACCCCGGCCAGCACCAGGGCGCCGAGGCGGCGCGCGAGGGGGGCCGGAGGTCTCGTGAGGGATGTCACGTACATGCCGTGATTCTTTACGTCATGCTTTCGGTCGGGAAGGGGGTAACGGGCCGAAGGGCGAGCCGGAAACGAGCCCGGTCCCGGACGGCCACTGGTCTCGGACGCCCGCTCGTCCCCCCGGGCGTCCATCGGCCCCCTCACCCCACCCCCGCCACCAGACGTTCCGCCGCGCGCCGGGCGCCGTCCGTGCGGATCGTGGCGGCGACGGTACGGGCGCGGGCGGCCGTGCCGGGGTGGAGGGCGTACCGGAGGGCGGCGGTGAGGGAGTCGGCGGTCGGCGGGGTGGCCGGGTGTGCGGCGCCGACGCCGAGTTCGTGGACGCGGCGGGCCCAGTAGTGCTGGTCGTACATCTGCGGGGCGACGACCTGGGGCACCCCGGACGACGCGGCGGCCGTGGTCGTCCCCGCGCCGCCGTGGTGGACGACGGCCGCGACGCGCGGGAACAGGGCGCGCTGGTTGACGTCGCCGACGAGGAGGCAGTCCGGGGCGTCGTCCACGAGGGACAGCCCGGCCCAGCCGCGCGAGACGAGCGCCCGCCGGCCGACCGCGCGGGCCGCGCCGATCATCGCCTCGGGGAGGCCGGGGGTGGCGCGGATGCTGCCGAAACCGAAGTGGACGGGGGGTTCGCCGGAGGCGAGGAAGTCCTCCAGGGCGGGGGAGAGCGGGGTGTCGTCGGGAAGCAGCCAGGCGCCCGGCTGCCAGGGCGGGCCCGGCGTACCCAGGACGTCCCCGCCGGGCCACGGCCCCAGCACCGGATCGGCGGCGA is a window from the Streptomyces mobaraensis genome containing:
- a CDS encoding MFS transporter; protein product: MAPSTPPGAAHHPTPAPPVQPPTSRHSRSHSHPHPAAVLATLTACVFLIGTSEWVMVGLLPGLAAELRQPLPAVGSLVTWYALVVTVAGPVVTVAVLRLPRRRALLGLLVLFIAGNAAAALAGGLGTLAAARMVTALTHSTAFATALVIAVSTTTTAHRGRAIAVVAAGWNLATVLGAPLGTWIGGRYGWRATFWGIAILSALVLLAVAALVRPADPGTRPAPRAEVRALLGRGPARVLAATVLAQAGLFTVHTYISPLLGDVSGFSANAVTLLLAAFGVGALFGNVLGGRLADRAPEHALRTTLFVLAAVLASLALASHTRPTAALTVPLLGLVTAALIPLLQERALAAVPGAPTLITAVTASAFNLGTAGGSALGGQALGSGLGLHDLPWLGALVVTAAATLTAFTQPITHPTS
- a CDS encoding alpha/beta fold hydrolase, whose protein sequence is MSRPELPTPTLARTTRGSGPGLLLAHGAGGGIQPNYGPIMDGLAEHFTVVGPDYPGTGGSPRSDAPLTLDGLADELVAAAVAEGLETFAVTGYSLGAPVAVRAATRHPERVTALVLTAGFARPNARFSLATRLWRDLIEKTDDPAGITAFGALTGFAVPTADAFSQDDVDAMLAAGWDSVPPGTPDHLDLADRVDVLADLPRLTVPTLVISTTLDNLVTPFHHRQLADGIPGARLAELATGHVPFFESPQEWLDLMVGFLTSVE
- a CDS encoding DUF397 domain-containing protein encodes the protein MYTRKSVVNMAIGTDGLVDTPWIKSSYSGTYGGDCLEWAPAHAHTGTVPIRDSKTPDSPALLLPAPAWTAFLRMVTTPGN
- a CDS encoding helix-turn-helix domain-containing protein, coding for MATEDDSLPDPTSSMLAFFGSELNRIRRKAGKSQTQAAEMAHTTQAMISYVERAKRVPSEALAHDLDSAFETDGHFGRLHPLVIKFAYPSWFLPYVEMEREATSLSIFNNQLIHGLLQTEEYARAVLAGGRPDSLEDLVAARMTRQDIFEKETPPHAWFVLDEYALARPYPGPAAMKEQLQHLLTVGERPRTVIQIIPRNAPPHPGVNGSFNILSFETGADVLHVDGITRGHMTADPAEVLVASRSYDLIRAVALSPRESADVIRTYLKELSP
- a CDS encoding DUF6255 family natural product biosynthesis protein, encoding MVAKGCGHAPGAWVVARSGVATCCRCGVRRFTAYAALWREVPGRAVSGPTASASGTGVLRARRDGGGGGGEGVGRSLVAGASPLPVGRAALRSAGGGRTTR
- a CDS encoding RICIN domain-containing protein; this translates as MYVTSLTRPPAPLARRLGALVLAGVLACALLLAGGGPAAAADPDTHRLATWNMQVGSDRWGGVRTLSRSFDVVALQEVPASPPGGARLISRNGNLHSYRWDLGRGQVRYLHVLIQPSRNLGLVTSFYPDSVRELRGGYRSALAAVRREDRTVFASVHAASNGGRPNDAAGLIRRVARYASGSGIANWVVLGDFNRSPQAVAHDGVPQNTRIYNSGQATQQNGNELDFAASNINTQNWHATVNPNYGSDHWPVGFSTLRASGSPRDLTIHADNSDRLLDVYNGRNANGSHVIIYHANGGANQRWRLLPVGRPGDSGQPLYRLQSVSSGKCLDVNRGQRSRNGDYLNIWDCHGPNGEPDPGGYQHDTQNFTLEHPEWRFPNLTVLRDNGTHQFVNVDRNRTGDGTWLIQWPYQRNGDGTPVINESFYLHPRF
- a CDS encoding glycosyltransferase; translation: MRVLLSTIGTRGEVQPMVALATAFRTLGAEARLCVPPDFGEWVEGLGFPVVPIGPALRGTASGGGFRPTPERLRELAEGTVVTQFATLPEAARGCDAVVAGGGLQIAARSVAEAAGIRYVHVSYCPVTLPSPHHAPPPLALQDRPLAPDTADRHALWAEDAAHVNATFRAALNSGRATASGRATAYGLPPVDDVRGHMLGDEPWLAADPVLGPWPGGDVLGTPGPPWQPGAWLLPDDTPLSPALEDFLASGEPPVHFGFGSIRATPGLPEAMIGAARAVGRRALVSRGWAGLSLVDDAPDCLLVGDVNQRALFPRVAAVVHHGGAGTTTAAASSGVPQVVAPQMYDQHYWARRVHELGVGAAHPATPPTADSLTAALRYALHPGTAARARTVAATIRTDGARRAAERLVAGVG